GCCTTGCCGTCAATGGGAGCGTACATGCCTTCAATATCTTCGATTCACCCTGCTTATTCACGTGATTCATCAGGACGATCACCTTTTTCGCTTTCTGGGCAAGCTCCATTGCCCCGCCCATGCCCGGCACCCGCTTTCCTGGGACGATCCAATTCGCCAAATCCCCTTTTTCACTGACTTCCAGGGCTCCAAGGATGGTGATGTCGATGTACCCTTTCCTGATCATTCCAAATGCTGTTGCACTGTCAAAATAGGAAGCTCCCATTACAGTGGTGATCGGGAACCCTCCTGCATTACAGAGGGCAGGATCTTCTTGCCCGGGATCAGGACTTGGCCCTGTACCGAGAACTCCGTTTTCCGCATGGAACATCACATGAATATCTTGAGGTATATGGTCGGCCACCAAGGTAGGGATGCCGATGCCTAAATTGACGATCAATCCGTCATGGATTTCCTTGGCGGCGCGTTTCGCGATGCGATTTCGTACATCTACTGCCATGCCCATTTCCAATTCACCCCTTTTGTCGGAATCACCATATCTACATAAATGCCTGGTGTAGCAATACATTCCGGATCCAATTCGCCTACAGGAACGATTTCCTCCACTTCCGCAATCGTAAAGGTTCCAGCCATCGCTACCAACGGATTGAAGTTACATGCAGTCTTGTCGTACACTAAATTCCCCAGCGAATCTGCCTTTTTGGCATAGACGATGCTGACTTCAGCCGTCAAAGCGGTTTCCACTAAGTATTCTTTTCCTTCTATCACCATCTTGTCCTTGCCTTCTTCGGCTATCGTACCAATCCCGACATCGACAAAAATCCCGCCTAAGCCTACACCGCCAGCACGAATCCGTTCGGCTAATGTCCCTTGAGGTGAAAATTCCACCTGCAGCTTTCCTTCAGTCATGAGCCTGCCGGCATTAGGGTTGGAACCGATATGCGAGGCGATCACTTTCTTTGCCCTTTCAGCAGTCACAAGCCGGCCAATGCCGATGTCAGGGAATCCAGTATCATTGCCAATCAAAGTCAATTCCTTAACGCCCTTGTCAAGAATACCCTGTACGAGCGTCGGAGGAGTCCCCACTCCGCCAAACCCGCCATACATGAGTGTGCATCCATCGGAAATATGCTCCAATGCTTCTTCCATGGTCACAATTTTGTTTTTCTTCGTAATGGCCTGCTTCATAACGTTCCTCCTAAATAGCCTGCATGTCCTCAATCAAACCTTCCGTGTGCAATTCTTGCTGCAACTCTTCGAGGGAAGCTTCCAGTATCTTGACGAGGGTATCGATTTCTTCATTTGTAATGATTAATGGCGGAGATATGATAACCGCATCGCCAGCGATTCCATCAATCGCACCTGCAGCAGGATAGATCAACAGCCCCTTAGCAAAAGCCTTATTGACAATCCTTGTGGTCAGGCCGATTTGCAAGTCGAATGGCGTTTTTGAAATCCGATTGGAGACAAACTCAAGCCCAAGGAGCAGCCCTTTCCCTCTTACATCACCAATGATGTCGAATTTTTCGGCCAATCCTTCCAGCTTCTTAAACAGATATTGACCTTTCTCTTCGGCTGCCTGGACCAGGTCATTTCGCTCAATGTAGGAAAGCACTTCCAATGAAACGGCTGCAGATAGCGGATTTGCACTATAAGTGTGTCCAGCCATGATTGATTTCGAACCTTTTAAAATGGGCTCCATGACACGGTCAGTAATCATCGTGGCTGCAATTGGCGTATAGCCGGCACTCATTCCTTTACCCAATGCGATGATATCCGGGGTGACTCCCCAGTGTTCCATTGCGAACATTTTTCCTGTCCGGCCGATTCCCGTCATTACCTCATCGGCGATAAAAAGAATGTCATAAGTTTCGCAGATTTCCTTTATCCTTTGATAGTAGCCATCCGGCGGTGTTACAGCACCAGCCGATGCACCGATTATCGGTTCTGCGATGAAGGCTGCGATATTCTCGGAGCCGACCCTTTGAATAGCTGTCTCCAGTTCATCTGCACACTTAAGCTTGCATCCGGAAGTTTCATTATAATGAGGACAGCGATAGCAGTAGGGAGCAGATATGCTAGGGAAATCCTCCAATAGCGGCACAAAGCGTTTTCTTCTTGGTACATGGCCTGACATCGACAAAGCGCCCATCGTGATCCCGTGATAACTCGTCCACCTGGATATGATGCGATTTTTTCGCTCGAACCCTTTTTCTTGCCAATGTTGTATCGCGATCTTCATTGCCGTTTCGGTCGCTTCCGAGCCACTATTCACAAAAAATGACCAATTCAAATCCCCTGGAGCCAACTCACTCAGCTTTTTTGCCAATGCCTCTGCGGCTCGACTCGTAAAATGAGATCTATATGCAAAAGAAACCTTGCGGGCCTGCTCCGTCATTGCCTCGACAACGTCCAATACACCATGGCCTATACTTGCTGTGACCGCTCCTGATGAGCCGTCTATATACTGTTTTCCATCTATATCATAAAGGTAAATTCCATTCCCATGAGAGATAGTGGGATAGTGATGATCCAAAGTGGGCTTAATCAAATGATTCCGTTCCATTTCATCTCTCCTTTTTCACGTTCGTACACACTTCTCATTATCTATTAATCAATTAAGTTCTGAAAAGAAACCGATTCTACCAACTAAAAGGTTCATCCTGAATCAGGATGGATTCGGTAGGGCAGCCTTCCATAGCATCTTGCATGTCATCATGCAGGATCTCAGGAACTTCGGCAATCCCCTGATTATCGTCCAGGATGACGAAAGCGATCCCTTGATCGTCATAGTCATAAATCTCGGGTCCTGTTGCACCGCATGCCCCGCATGCAATACAGGTTTCTTTATCAACCCATGTGTATTTAGCCATAGAAACAATCCTCCTACTTGACGGATAAATCTTTACCCCAAATATTCATGTCCTCATACTTATCCCAAATATTGCAATTCTTCGTTAATCGGCCTCCATATTCATATCCCAGCTGATGAAAGACTGCGTTCATGCCCATTGACAAGGATCGCGCCAAAGAATAAGAGCAATAAATGTTTTTCCTGAACAATTCTTGTTCCAAAGCGGAGATGAGCACCTTCATGAAGCCATGCTTTCGATGTTCGGGAATCGTTGCACAGTCCGTCAATTCAGCATTGTGATACATCTCATTCACTTCAGCGGATGCAGCACTCACGATGGTTCCTTCATATTCGATTACACTAAAGATCGTGCCTTCCTCCATCACTTTCTTGATAT
This sequence is a window from Brevibacillus sp. JNUCC-41. Protein-coding genes within it:
- a CDS encoding ferredoxin; amino-acid sequence: MAKYTWVDKETCIACGACGATGPEIYDYDDQGIAFVILDDNQGIAEVPEILHDDMQDAMEGCPTESILIQDEPFSW
- a CDS encoding 3-oxoacid CoA-transferase subunit B, encoding MGMAVDVRNRIAKRAAKEIHDGLIVNLGIGIPTLVADHIPQDIHVMFHAENGVLGTGPSPDPGQEDPALCNAGGFPITTVMGASYFDSATAFGMIRKGYIDITILGALEVSEKGDLANWIVPGKRVPGMGGAMELAQKAKKVIVLMNHVNKQGESKILKACTLPLTARQSVDLIITDMAVMEVTEEGVVLKEVMAPYTVDDVIRNTEATLKIHAAVNTIE
- a CDS encoding CoA transferase subunit A; this encodes MKQAITKKNKIVTMEEALEHISDGCTLMYGGFGGVGTPPTLVQGILDKGVKELTLIGNDTGFPDIGIGRLVTAERAKKVIASHIGSNPNAGRLMTEGKLQVEFSPQGTLAERIRAGGVGLGGIFVDVGIGTIAEEGKDKMVIEGKEYLVETALTAEVSIVYAKKADSLGNLVYDKTACNFNPLVAMAGTFTIAEVEEIVPVGELDPECIATPGIYVDMVIPTKGVNWKWAWQ
- a CDS encoding aspartate aminotransferase family protein, whose protein sequence is MERNHLIKPTLDHHYPTISHGNGIYLYDIDGKQYIDGSSGAVTASIGHGVLDVVEAMTEQARKVSFAYRSHFTSRAAEALAKKLSELAPGDLNWSFFVNSGSEATETAMKIAIQHWQEKGFERKNRIISRWTSYHGITMGALSMSGHVPRRKRFVPLLEDFPSISAPYCYRCPHYNETSGCKLKCADELETAIQRVGSENIAAFIAEPIIGASAGAVTPPDGYYQRIKEICETYDILFIADEVMTGIGRTGKMFAMEHWGVTPDIIALGKGMSAGYTPIAATMITDRVMEPILKGSKSIMAGHTYSANPLSAAVSLEVLSYIERNDLVQAAEEKGQYLFKKLEGLAEKFDIIGDVRGKGLLLGLEFVSNRISKTPFDLQIGLTTRIVNKAFAKGLLIYPAAGAIDGIAGDAVIISPPLIITNEEIDTLVKILEASLEELQQELHTEGLIEDMQAI